Proteins from one Anastrepha obliqua isolate idAnaObli1 chromosome 2, idAnaObli1_1.0, whole genome shotgun sequence genomic window:
- the LOC129238021 gene encoding probable ATP-dependent RNA helicase kurz has translation MGKKVYNAKARQNPKTLVDNSTVKDIKIEWAESAAEAGAGYDEANALVLPSQKRTTKVPVDKQQHVKILSKKQRKHLQQIVDKKKKKEGRAELLQALASVQVPEHELKQYTSISQVQTVGVKKLQTLEEVLAKKQQRQIEQGSNAVVRKISSIKGAAKRKLLIEDEEALAAKRRDPNVVCLEEGGDSGSDTESDSESEGDVETNNVNDKKATEEMKNKNVDDSKATTMEATTQEEEPTTSTKTTEKDGAKTRNATLLTKPVVPPRHSIFVPVHRVADVQEARLNLPILGEEQEIMETINENQIIIVAGETGSGKTTQIPQFLYEAGFALNNKMIGITEPRRVAAIAMSKRVAHEMNLSQQDVSYLIRFEGNVTPQTRIKFMTDGVLLKEIESDFLLHRYSVIILDEAHERSAYTDILVGLLSRIVPLRQKRGDPLKLIIMSATLRVEDFIGNAKLFKYPPPLIKVEARQFPVTVHFQRYTPTDYVQEAYRKTVKIHSKLPEGGILVFLTGQQEVNALVRKLRCTFPYIKKNDPKKAAEKGNDVDGLKTSKNEEESKEKLTEKSGQVKEESELVVENLEEHAESTAEPTADDSDIEFDMKRAIRSVKKSKKKFMSQIALPKINLDDYKLPGDDTEADLHEADNSDSEAENGSDMSEDEDDVDGDENTAAHIAATKQPLWVLPLYSLLSPENQNRIFQPPPEGCRLCIVSTNVAETSLTIPNIKYVVDSGRQKTRIYDKITGISAFVITYTSKASADQRAGRAGRVSAGHCYRLYSSAVYNNEFLDFSQPDIQKRPVDDLMLQMRCMGIDRVVNFPFPSPPDTVQLQAAEQRLVVLGALERIDEVKNGKELPPIVTKLGKVISRFPVAPRFGKMLALSHQQQLLPYTVCLVAALSVQELLMEVGASEHAEDGDDGNTFAHNKWQKKRISWASTGNFQLLGDPMVLLRAVGAAEYAGSQGKLAQFCAENGLRPKALTEVRKLRIQLTNEINLNVTGVDLYVDPAMPPPSDAQARFLRQILLAGMADRVARKVPLSEIADKEEKRRLKYAYNCADMTEPVFMHSSSVLRAQLPEWVIFQEAYETQHGDGTKMFMRGITAIDPEWLLLYAPLLCNIRTVKEEPMPRYKQTDGKVYCFVDAVFGKAGWELPLTEMEMPEGEKAYSYFGVFLLDGQVCPALAAYKTKLKATPPSLVKSWSNLNESVVRFKRALINKQINSRDKLHAEWARNPNFLLEEYQNMLYNVALAELSPKWPPLKS, from the exons atgGGTAAAAAAGTGTATAACGCGAAAGCCCGCCAGAATCCCAAAACGCTGGTGGATAATTCGACAGTGAAAGAT ATCAAAATCGAATGGGCTGAGAGTGCTGCGGAAGCAGGTGCTGGTTATGATGAAGCTAATGCGCTGGTATTACCCTCGCAGAAGCGTACCACGAAGGTGCCGGTGGACAAACAACAACACGTAAAAATTCTATCGAAAAAACAACGCAAGCATTTGCAACAAATTGtggacaaaaagaaaaagaaggaaGGC CGTGCTGAACTGTTGCAAGCTTTGGCCAGCGTACAAGTGCCTGAGCACGAGCTGAAGCAATACACGTCCATCAGTCAGGTGCAGACGGTGGGCGTTAAGAAATTACAAACACTCGAAGAGGTGCTAGCAAAGAAGCAACAGCGGCAAATAGAGCAAGGAAGCAACGCGGTAGTGCGCAAAATAAGCTCAATCAAAGGCGCAGCAAAGCGCAAGTTGCTGATCGAAGATGAAGAGGCGCTGGCGGCAAAGAGACGTGATCCTAACGTGGTTTGCCTGGAGGAGGGTGGAGATAGCGGAAGTGATACCGAGAGTGACAGCGAAAGTGAGGGGGACGTTGAAACAAATAatgtaaatgataaaaaagctacggaggaaatgaaaaataaaaatgtggacGATTCGAAGGCAACAACTATGGAAGCTACCACGCAAGAGGAAGAGCCCACAACATCCACGAAAACAACAGAGAAAGATGGTGCGAAAACCAGAAACGCAACACTGCTCACTAAGCCCGTTGTTCCACCGCGTCATTCAATTTTTGTTCCCGTGCATCGCGTAGCAGATGTACAGGAGGCACGTCTTAATCTGCCGATCTTAGGTGAGGAACAAGAAATTATGGAAACAATTAATGAAAACCAAATCATAATTGTGGCTGGCGAGACGGGTTCGGGCAAGACTACGCAAATACCACAATTTCTTTACGAAGCCGGCTTCGCGCTGAATAACAAAATGATTGGCATTACCGAACCGCGTCGTGTGGCCGCTATTGCTATGTCTAAGCGTGTGGCGCATGAAATGAACTTGTCCCAGCAGGATGTATCCTATCTGATACGTTTTGAGGGTAATGTCACGCCCCAGACTCGCATCAAATTCATGACTGATGGTGTGTTGCTGAAAGAGATCGAGAGTGATTTTCTACTGCATCGCTACTCGGTGATAATATTGGATGAGGCGCACGAGCGAAGTGCCTATACCGACATACTGGTGGGACTGTTGTCACGTATTGTGCCTTTGCGGCAGAAACGCGGTGATCCGCTTAAGTTAATTATTATGTCTGCGACGTTGCGGGTGGAGGATTTTATTGGCAATGCAAAGCTGTTTAAATATCCGCCGCCACTAATAAAAGTAGAAGCGAGACAGTTCCCTGTGACTGTGCATTTTCAGCGGTACACGCCAACGGATTATGTGCAAGAAGCATATAGAAAAACTGTGAAAATACATTCAAAATTACCAGAGGGAGGTATTTTGGTGTTCCTTACGGGTCAGCAGGAGGTAAACGCGCTGGTAAGAAAGCTGCGATGCACGTTTCCATATATCAAAAAGAATGATCCAAAGAAGGCTgcagaaaaaggaaacgatGTTGATGGattgaaaacttcaaagaacgaagaagaaagtaaagaaaaacttaCAGAGAAATCAGGACAAGTGAAGGAAGAGTCAGAActagtagttgaaaatttggaaGAGCATGCCGAGTCCACTGCAGAACCTACCGCTGACGACTCCGACATCGAGTTCGATATGAAACGTGCCATACGCAGCGTGAAGAAGTCGAAGAAGAAATTCATGTCACAAATTGCGCTACCGAAAATCAATCTCGACGACTACAAACTGCCCGGCGATGATACAGAGGCCGATCTGCACGAAGCCGACAATAGCGACTCGGAAGCCGAAAATGGTTCAGATATGTCCGAGGATGAAGACGACGTCGACGGTGACGAGAATACAGCAGCGCACATTGCCGCCACCAAACAACCGCTCTGGGTGTTACCTCTCTATTCGCTGCTCTCGCCGGAAAATCAGAATCGCATATTTCAACCGCCTCCCGAGGGCTGTCGCCTCTGCATAGTTAGCACAAATGTGGCTGAGACGTCGCTCACTATTCCAAATATCAAATATGTGGTGGATAGTGGTCGCCAAAAGACGCGCATCTACGACAAAATTACAGGTATCAGCGCATTCGTCATCACTTATACCTCTAAAGCATCAGCGGATCAGCGCGCTGGTCGCGCGGGTCGTGTAAGTGCCGGTCACTGTTATCGTCTATACTCGAGCGCTGTTTACAATAACGAGTTCTTGGACTTTAGTCAACCAGATATACAGAAGCGGCCGGTAGACGATCTTATGCTACAGATGCGCTGCATGGGCATCGATCGTGTCGTGAACTTTCCTTTCCCTTCACCACCGGACACGGTGCAGCTGCAAGCGGCCGAACAGCGCTTGGTGGTTCTTGGCGCGTTGGAGCGCATTGACGAGGTGAAGAATGGCAAAGAATTGCCGCCGATAGTCACCAAACTAGGCAAAGTTATTTCGCGTTTCCCTGTTGCGCCACGCTTTGGCAAAATGTTGGCACTCTCGCATCAGCAACAATTGCTGCCATACACTGTCTGCCTAGTGGCAGCGCTCTCAGTGCAAGAATTGCTAATGGAAGTGGGCGCGAGTGAGCATGCTGAAGATGGCGATGATGGCAACACATTCGCGCACAACAAATGGCAAAAGAAGCGCATCAGCTGGGCTTCTACGGGTAATTTTCAGCTGCTCGGTGATCCCATGGTGCTGCTACGCGCGGTGGGCGCTGCAGAGTATGCAGGTTCGCAGGGCAAGCTAGCGCAGTTCTGTGCTGAAAATGGGTTGCGCCCAAAAGCGCTAACGGAAGTGCGCAAACTGCGCATACAGCTCACCAACGAGATCAATTTGAATGTAACCGGCGTGGACTTGTACGTGGATCCGGCGATGCCACCACCCTCCGATGCGCAAGCGCGTTTCTTGCGACAAATACTTCTTGCCGGCATGGCAGATCGCGTAGCGCGAAAAGTACCCCTTTCCGAAATAGCCGATAAGGAGGAGAAAAGGCGCCTTAAATATGCCTACAACTGTGCGGATATGACAGAACCCGTTTTCATGCACTCCTCCTCAGTTTTGCGCGCGCAACTGCCCGAATGGGTTATCTTTCAGGAGGCGTACGAGACGCAGCATGGTGACGGTACCAAGATGTTCATGCGGGGCATCACCGCCATCGATCCGGAATGGTTGCTTTTATATGCGCCGCTGCTTTGCAATATACGCACCGTTAAAGAAGAGCCAATGCCGCGCTACAAACAGACAGACGGAAAGGTGTATTGCTTTGTGGACGCGGTATTCGGCAAGGCGGGCTGGGAGTTGCCGCTAACCGAGATGGAAATGCCGGAGGGCGAGAAGGCTTACAG CTACTTTGGCGTTTTTCTGCTCGATGGTCAAGTTTGCCCAGCATTGGCTGCCTACAAAACGAAGCTGAAGGCTACGCCGCCATCGCTGGTGAAGAGTTGGTCCAATCTAAACGAGAGCGTGGTACGTTTCAAACGTGCCCTCATCAACAAACAGATAAACTCACGCGACAAATTGCATGCTGAGTGGGCGCGAAATCCTAACT TTCTGCTTGAGGAATACCAAAATATGCTCTATAACGTCGCGCTCGCGGAATTGTCCCCGAAGTGGCCGCCGTTGAAGAGTTGA
- the LOC129238657 gene encoding uncharacterized protein LOC129238657 produces the protein MFAAQVLFSIAFIVACCCNAQELNVGSLASPELQARDRRSFDVGLLLRNLLLNSATASDLKANVTRNVVAAKRPPATTRRPRPTTTTAPPPPPPTPPPPPPPQLNPFLNKLALFASSSNFWKLPPLTTTTTTTTTTAAPMTEPPPRPRPRPRPRPKPYPYPSYWSRPPFGNEYDYLYPSAIDGSGERVGSTAVPSEYDFEDVPAPQPAAPPPSRKAARNRQRPASPPPSPAPTQPAKPPPPPPSPGRRRPAPPAPTPPPPQPQRDRVLYQYAQRDDISFNDNNDDASESPESAPEADNPQQDDDNTNGGQDGADAANGGEEGGDAANGGDNEIPSIDEGVLPPEVLSPRLPSSDHRPYTKSLSVPSSYYDSFPPSGHRFSSFDAGSGTGGSGFGSSSFGFSHASPAKGIHQFRDTFSDFHTTYDGHFQPSIYSSFKY, from the exons ATGTTTGCCGCACAAGTCCTTTTTAGCATCGCGTTTATTGTCGCCTGCTGTTGCAACGCGCAGGAGTTGAACGTCGGTTCGCTGGCAAGTCCTGAGCTTCAGGCTCGTGACCGCCGCAGCTTTGATGTCGGCCTACTGCTGCGCAATCTGCTGCTAAACAGTGCCACTGCGAGTGATCTTAAAGCGAATGTCACACGCAATGTTGTCGCGGCTAAGCGCCCACCAGCCACAACTAGGCGCCCAAGGCCTACTACAACTACTGCACCGCCACCACCGCCACCAACGCCACCGCCACCGCCGCCGCCTCAACTCAATCcgtttttaaataaactcgCTTTATTTGCCAGCTCGTCTAATTTCTGGAAATTACCTCCACTCActacgacaacaacaaccactacGACTACCGCGGCACCTATGACAGAACCGCCACCACGTCCACGTCCACGCCCACGTCCGCGCCCTAAACCGTATCCGTATCCATCGTATTGGTCTAGGCCACCATTTGGAAACGAGTATGATTACCTGTACCCATCTGCAATTGATGGCTCCGGGGAACGAGTTGGTTCAACCGCTGTTCCCTCGGAATATGATTTCGAAGATGTTCCTGCCCCACAGCCGGCGGCGCCACCACCGTCCCGCAAAGCTGCACGCAATCGCCAACGGCCAGCATCTCCACCTCCATCGCCTGCACCAACACAACCCGCCAAACCGCCGCCACCACCCCCATCACCAGGTAGACGTCGCCCTGCTCCACCGGCACCAACGCCGCCACCACCGCAACCACAACGCGACCGAGTGCTGTATCAGTACGCGCAGCGAGATG ATATCTCATTCAATGATAATAACGATGATGCATCCGAATCACCCGAATCCGCACCCGAAGCAGACAATCCACAGCAAGACGACGATAACACCAATGGGGGACAGGACGGCGCTGATGCGGCAAACGGAGGTGAGGAAGGCGGCGATGCTGCTAATGGGGGTGATAACGAAATTCCTAGTATCGATGAAGGCGTGCTACCACCAGAAGTTCTATCACCGCGTTTGCCTTCCTCTGATCATCGACCTTATACGAAATCATTGTCTGTGCCATCGTCGTACTATGATTCCTTTCCGCCGTCCGGGCATCGCTTCAGTTCCTTTGACGCTGGAAGTGGAACTGGTGGTTCGGGATTCGGCAGCTCCTCTTTCGGCTTCAGCCATGCTAGTCCAGCGAAGGGTATCCATCAGTTCCGCGACACCTTTTCTGATTTCCACACCACCTATGATGGTCACTTCCAGCCGAGCATCTACAGTTCATTTAAATACTAA